From the genome of Candidatus Methylomirabilota bacterium, one region includes:
- a CDS encoding proteasome accessory factor PafA2 family protein: ADLLEKWQYVLDKLAEDPMTLNRELDWVIKHGLITSYINRKGCSFDDQRVFMLDLQYHDLRRDKGLYFTLERQGYVDRIVTDEEILIAMKTPPPDTRAYFRGMCLQKYPDEVYGASWSSVIFDTGEATVKRVPMADPLRGTQKLAAELLDRSDTAAELLDNIAV; this comes from the coding sequence GGCCGACCTGCTGGAGAAATGGCAGTATGTCCTGGACAAGCTCGCCGAGGACCCGATGACGCTCAACCGCGAACTGGACTGGGTCATCAAGCACGGGCTCATCACCTCCTACATCAACCGCAAGGGCTGCTCCTTCGACGATCAGCGCGTCTTCATGCTGGATCTGCAGTATCATGATCTCCGCCGGGATAAGGGACTCTACTTTACCCTGGAGCGCCAGGGATATGTTGACCGGATCGTGACTGATGAGGAGATTCTCATCGCCATGAAAACCCCTCCCCCGGATACCCGGGCCTACTTTCGCGGGATGTGCCTCCAGAAGTATCCTGACGAGGTGTATGGGGCGAGTTGGAGTTCGGTGATCTTCGATACCGGCGAGGCGACGGTGAAACGGGTTCCCATGGCCGATCCATTGAGGGGAACACAGAAGTTGGCGGCCGAACTGCTGGACCGCTCCGACACCGCCGCGGAGCTGTTGGATAACATCGCGGTCTAG
- the prcB gene encoding proteasome subunit beta yields MHSFFDSMVPGSSFFDLLRQCRSDLLPQIQIKLDGLSQAEIRELKQSPHGTTILALKFRDGALIAGDRQATEGFQVSSRRIEKVYKADEHSAVAIAGVAGPCIEMAKLFEVELAHYEKLEGVPLSLEGKANKLSQMVKANLPMAMQGLVVIPIFVGYDVRSGEGKIFKYDVTGGRYEETDYYATGSGGKDARSTMKKLYRDRMTEDEAIAVGLEALIDAAEEDVGTGGPDFVRGLFPTVKLAAAAGLQDVPEARIREVCQAIIDRRKLAERGV; encoded by the coding sequence ATGCACTCATTCTTCGATTCCATGGTTCCAGGTTCGAGTTTTTTTGACCTGCTCCGGCAGTGCCGGTCGGACCTCCTGCCACAGATACAGATCAAGCTAGACGGGCTTTCGCAGGCCGAGATCCGGGAACTGAAGCAGAGCCCTCACGGGACCACTATTCTGGCCCTGAAGTTTCGGGATGGGGCGCTCATCGCAGGCGATCGGCAGGCGACCGAGGGTTTCCAGGTCTCGTCGCGGCGGATCGAGAAGGTGTACAAGGCGGATGAGCACTCAGCCGTCGCCATCGCGGGCGTCGCCGGTCCATGCATCGAGATGGCCAAGCTGTTCGAGGTGGAGCTGGCCCACTACGAAAAGCTTGAAGGCGTGCCGCTCTCGTTGGAGGGGAAGGCGAATAAGTTGTCCCAGATGGTCAAGGCGAATCTTCCGATGGCGATGCAGGGGCTGGTCGTGATTCCGATCTTTGTCGGCTATGATGTCAGAAGCGGTGAGGGCAAGATTTTCAAGTACGACGTGACCGGCGGCCGGTATGAGGAAACGGATTACTATGCCACAGGCTCCGGCGGGAAAGACGCCCGTTCCACGATGAAGAAGCTCTATCGGGATCGTATGACGGAGGACGAGGCGATAGCGGTCGGGCTGGAGGCGCTGATCGACGCCGCGGAGGAGGATGTCGGGACCGGAGGTCCGGACTTCGTTCGCGGGCTCTTTCCTACGGTGAAGCTCGCGGCCGCGGCGGGTCTGCAGGATGTGCCGGAGGCCCGCATCAGGGAGGTCTGCCAGGCCATCATCGATCGCCGCAAGCTGGCCGAGAGAGGGGTATGA
- the prcA gene encoding proteasome subunit alpha, whose translation MALPYYVSPEQMMQDKAEYARKGIARGKSIIVLEYADGMLLLAENPSASLNKISEIYDRIAFAGAGRYSEFENLRKAGIRYADLKGFAYDREDVTAKSLANAYSQTIGNIFSEAMKPLEVEILVVEVADGALPNELYRITFDGSIGDEKGFAAIGGQAEELRLYLKDRYQAGLDQKAALRLATQALEAVSSAKIEPRSLEVAVLERSRSGRKFRRLPQDDLTTMLTDTQ comes from the coding sequence ATGGCGCTTCCCTATTACGTATCACCAGAACAGATGATGCAGGATAAGGCGGAGTATGCCCGAAAGGGTATCGCCAGGGGGAAATCGATCATCGTTCTGGAGTACGCCGACGGCATGCTGCTGCTGGCCGAGAATCCCAGCGCCTCGCTCAATAAGATCTCCGAAATTTACGACCGGATCGCCTTTGCCGGCGCGGGGAGGTACAGCGAGTTCGAGAATCTGCGCAAGGCGGGGATTCGCTATGCGGACCTGAAGGGGTTCGCCTATGACCGTGAGGACGTGACGGCCAAGTCGCTGGCCAATGCCTACTCTCAGACCATTGGTAATATCTTCAGCGAGGCGATGAAGCCGCTGGAGGTGGAGATTCTGGTGGTCGAAGTGGCCGATGGAGCGCTCCCCAACGAGTTGTATCGGATCACGTTTGATGGCAGCATCGGCGACGAAAAGGGGTTTGCCGCGATTGGCGGGCAGGCCGAAGAGCTCAGACTGTACCTGAAGGACAGATACCAAGCAGGGCTTGATCAGAAGGCTGCGCTGAGGCTGGCTACACAGGCGCTTGAAGCCGTGAGCAGCGCGAAGATCGAACCGCGAAGCCTGGAGGTGGCGGTTCTGGAGCGCAGTCGCTCCGGTCGGAAGTTCCGCCGCCTGCCCCAGGATGATCTTACGACGATGCTCACCGATACCCAGTAA